The following coding sequences are from one Eublepharis macularius isolate TG4126 chromosome 19, MPM_Emac_v1.0, whole genome shotgun sequence window:
- the LOC129346304 gene encoding protein bicaudal D homolog 2-like isoform X4, producing the protein MPTASMAQDPVKLQAEVDRLIAELREATQEKVQAAEYGLAVLEENGELKQHCGELEGQLEVMRSEMARMKEALTESHSIHKRAAADGESREEHLLREAASKEACLNQSIEELQGDVKYLRSQLESTAVENERLGTALQDLRKECQSMDSERAHLREQLKQTKARELHQLQDCAELEEENISLQKQVSVLKGSQVEFESIKRALSCREEELVLAGNQLLELGRLRDLAEHQLQEALETLQAEREQKQELRRELATCASGRPNSLNSLQANLEGLNCSQAECEEQDSGFANGSTLEGLASTPHGVRPAPGLVADLFSELSLAEIHKLQQQLLQAENEKSLLVSDLQELKRQLTTTKEALAQQQQQQRHNREAEHPQAVESGPQDDGKRLSLLEKESCCEAAERAQLAAQREREVAAQLEGDLRIARRIALECQSRLAQAQEELLGFSEELAGLYHHVCTCHSITPQRVVLDYYREGRGAQSMRKRQASRKILAAEVGTSSDRELSPSPSSPSGLEPLNVASLMGVLREQLRHLQVALSLAHWNSPVGHNAELERDKEVLVEEVLKLKSLLSTKREQIATLRTVLKANKQR; encoded by the exons ATGCCCACAGCCTCCATGGCCCAGGATCCTGTGAAGCTGCAAGCAGAGGTGGATCGGCTGATTGCTGAGCTGCGGGAAGCAACTCAAGAGAAAGTCCAGGCAGCAGAATACGGCCTGGCTGTGCTAGAGGAGAATGGTGAGCTCAAGCAGCACTGTGGCGAGCTGGAAGGCCAGCTAGAAGTGATGCGCTCCGagatggcccgcatgaaggag GCATTGACAGAGTCACACAGCATTCACAAAAGGGCTGCAGCTGACGGGGAGAGCCGAGAAGAGCATCTTCTCCGAGAAGCGGCCTCCAAGGAGGCTTGCTTGAATCAGTCCATTGAGGAGCTCCAGGGTGATGTGAAGTACCTGAGATCCCAGCTGGAAAGCACAGCAGTGGAGAACGAGCGCCTTGGCACGGCTCTGCAGGATCTGAGGAAG GAATGCCAAAGCATGGACTCTGAACGAGCCCACCTGCGTGAGCAATTGAAGCAGACCAAGGCGAGAGAACTGCACCAGTTGCAGGACTGTGCTGAGCTCGAGGAGGAGAACATCTCCCTGCAGAAGCAGGTCTCTGTGCTCAAGGGCAGCCAG GTGGAGTTTGAGAGCATCAAACGTGCACTGAGTTGCCGGGAGGAGGAGCTGGTGCTGGCGGGGAACCAACTGTTAGAACTGGGGCGTCTTCGAGACCTGGCCGAGCACCAGCTTCAGGAGGCGTTGGAGACTCTGCAGGCAGAGCGGGAGCAGAAGCAGGAACTGCGGCGGGAACTGGCCACTTGTGCTAGTGGGCGCCCCAACTCACTGAACAGCTTGCAGGCCAACCTGGAGGGACTGAACTGCAGTCAGGCAGAATGTGAAGAGCAAGACAGCGGATTTGCCAATGGCAGCACTCTTGAGGGCCTGGCTTCTACACCTCACGGCGTCCGGCCTGCGCCTGGCCTTGTGGCAGACCTTTTCAGTGAGCTGAGCTTAGCAGAGATCCacaagctgcagcagcagctgctccag GCAGAAAACGAGAAGAGTTTGCTGGTTTCGGATCTGCAGGAACTCAAGAGGCAGCTCACAACCACCAAGGAGGctttggcccagcagcagcagcagcagcgccacaACCGCGAGGCAGAACACCCTCAGGCCGTGGAGTCCGGCCCTCAGGATGATGGGAAGCGTTTGTCCCTGCTAGAGAAGGAAAGCTGCTGCGAGGCGGCGGAAAGGGCCCAGCTGGCTGCCCAGCGGGAGCGGGAGGTGGCGGCACAGCTAGAAGGGGACTTGCGGATTGCCAGGAGGATCGCGTTGGAGTGTCAGTCGCGGCTGGCTCAGGCCCAGGAGGAGCTGCTGGGCTTCTCCGAGGAGCTGGCAGGTCTGTATCATCATGTCTGTACCTGCCACAGCATAACCCCTCAGCGGGTGGTACTGGATTACTACCGAGAGGGCCGCGGAGCCCAGAGTATGCGCAAGAGGCAGGCCTCCAGAAAGATCCTGGCAGCAGAGGTGGGGACAAGCAGTGACAGGGAACTGTCCCCAAGCCCTAGCTCCCCCAGTGGCTTGGAGCCCCTGAATGTGGCCAGCCTGATGGGCGTCTTACGGGAGCAACTGAGGCACCTGCAAGTGGCACTCTCCCTGGCACACTGGAACAGCCCCGTGGGGCACAATGCAGAACTGGAACGTGACAAGGAGGTGCTGGTGGAAGAAGTGCTCAAGCTGAAGTCCCTGCTGAGTACCAAGCGAGAGCAGATCGCCACCTTGCGCACGGTGCTGAAGGCCAACAAGCAG AGATGA
- the LOC129346304 gene encoding protein bicaudal D homolog 2-like isoform X3, translating into MPTASMAQDPVKLQAEVDRLIAELREATQEKVQAAEYGLAVLEENGELKQHCGELEGQLEVMRSEMARMKEALTESHSIHKRAAADGESREEHLLREAASKEACLNQSIEELQGDVKYLRSQLESTAVENERLGTALQDLRKECQSMDSERAHLREQLKQTKARELHQLQDCAELEEENISLQKQVSVLKGSQVEFESIKRALSCREEELVLAGNQLLELGRLRDLAEHQLQEALETLQAEREQKQELRRELATCASGRPNSLNSLQANLEGLNCSQAECEEQDSGFANGSTLEGLASTPHGVRPAPGLVADLFSELSLAEIHKLQQQLLQAENEKSLLVSDLQELKRQLTTTKEALAQQQQQQRHNREAEHPQAVESGPQDDGKRLSLLEKESCCEAAERAQLAAQREREVAAQLEGDLRIARRIALECQSRLAQAQEELLGFSEELAGLYHHVCTCHSITPQRVVLDYYREGRGAQSMRKRQASRKILAAEVGTSSDRELSPSPSSPSGLEPLNVASLMGVLREQLRHLQVALSLAHWNSPVGHNAELERDKEVLVEEVLKLKSLLSTKREQIATLRTVLKANKQMRPVCEPAR; encoded by the exons ATGCCCACAGCCTCCATGGCCCAGGATCCTGTGAAGCTGCAAGCAGAGGTGGATCGGCTGATTGCTGAGCTGCGGGAAGCAACTCAAGAGAAAGTCCAGGCAGCAGAATACGGCCTGGCTGTGCTAGAGGAGAATGGTGAGCTCAAGCAGCACTGTGGCGAGCTGGAAGGCCAGCTAGAAGTGATGCGCTCCGagatggcccgcatgaaggag GCATTGACAGAGTCACACAGCATTCACAAAAGGGCTGCAGCTGACGGGGAGAGCCGAGAAGAGCATCTTCTCCGAGAAGCGGCCTCCAAGGAGGCTTGCTTGAATCAGTCCATTGAGGAGCTCCAGGGTGATGTGAAGTACCTGAGATCCCAGCTGGAAAGCACAGCAGTGGAGAACGAGCGCCTTGGCACGGCTCTGCAGGATCTGAGGAAG GAATGCCAAAGCATGGACTCTGAACGAGCCCACCTGCGTGAGCAATTGAAGCAGACCAAGGCGAGAGAACTGCACCAGTTGCAGGACTGTGCTGAGCTCGAGGAGGAGAACATCTCCCTGCAGAAGCAGGTCTCTGTGCTCAAGGGCAGCCAG GTGGAGTTTGAGAGCATCAAACGTGCACTGAGTTGCCGGGAGGAGGAGCTGGTGCTGGCGGGGAACCAACTGTTAGAACTGGGGCGTCTTCGAGACCTGGCCGAGCACCAGCTTCAGGAGGCGTTGGAGACTCTGCAGGCAGAGCGGGAGCAGAAGCAGGAACTGCGGCGGGAACTGGCCACTTGTGCTAGTGGGCGCCCCAACTCACTGAACAGCTTGCAGGCCAACCTGGAGGGACTGAACTGCAGTCAGGCAGAATGTGAAGAGCAAGACAGCGGATTTGCCAATGGCAGCACTCTTGAGGGCCTGGCTTCTACACCTCACGGCGTCCGGCCTGCGCCTGGCCTTGTGGCAGACCTTTTCAGTGAGCTGAGCTTAGCAGAGATCCacaagctgcagcagcagctgctccag GCAGAAAACGAGAAGAGTTTGCTGGTTTCGGATCTGCAGGAACTCAAGAGGCAGCTCACAACCACCAAGGAGGctttggcccagcagcagcagcagcagcgccacaACCGCGAGGCAGAACACCCTCAGGCCGTGGAGTCCGGCCCTCAGGATGATGGGAAGCGTTTGTCCCTGCTAGAGAAGGAAAGCTGCTGCGAGGCGGCGGAAAGGGCCCAGCTGGCTGCCCAGCGGGAGCGGGAGGTGGCGGCACAGCTAGAAGGGGACTTGCGGATTGCCAGGAGGATCGCGTTGGAGTGTCAGTCGCGGCTGGCTCAGGCCCAGGAGGAGCTGCTGGGCTTCTCCGAGGAGCTGGCAGGTCTGTATCATCATGTCTGTACCTGCCACAGCATAACCCCTCAGCGGGTGGTACTGGATTACTACCGAGAGGGCCGCGGAGCCCAGAGTATGCGCAAGAGGCAGGCCTCCAGAAAGATCCTGGCAGCAGAGGTGGGGACAAGCAGTGACAGGGAACTGTCCCCAAGCCCTAGCTCCCCCAGTGGCTTGGAGCCCCTGAATGTGGCCAGCCTGATGGGCGTCTTACGGGAGCAACTGAGGCACCTGCAAGTGGCACTCTCCCTGGCACACTGGAACAGCCCCGTGGGGCACAATGCAGAACTGGAACGTGACAAGGAGGTGCTGGTGGAAGAAGTGCTCAAGCTGAAGTCCCTGCTGAGTACCAAGCGAGAGCAGATCGCCACCTTGCGCACGGTGCTGAAGGCCAACAAGCAG ATGCGACCAGTATGTGAGCCAGCTAGATGA
- the LOC129346304 gene encoding protein bicaudal D homolog 2-like isoform X1 → MPTASMAQDPVKLQAEVDRLIAELREATQEKVQAAEYGLAVLEENGELKQHCGELEGQLEVMRSEMARMKEALTESHSIHKRAAADGESREEHLLREAASKEACLNQSIEELQGDVKYLRSQLESTAVENERLGTALQDLRKECQSMDSERAHLREQLKQTKARELHQLQDCAELEEENISLQKQVSVLKGSQVEFESIKRALSCREEELVLAGNQLLELGRLRDLAEHQLQEALETLQAEREQKQELRRELATCASGRPNSLNSLQANLEGLNCSQAECEEQDSGFANGSTLEGLASTPHGVRPAPGLVADLFSELSLAEIHKLQQQLLQAENEKSLLVSDLQELKRQLTTTKEALAQQQQQQRHNREAEHPQAVESGPQDDGKRLSLLEKESCCEAAERAQLAAQREREVAAQLEGDLRIARRIALECQSRLAQAQEELLGFSEELAGLYHHVCTCHSITPQRVVLDYYREGRGAQSMRKRQASRKILAAEVGTSSDRELSPSPSSPSGLEPLNVASLMGVLREQLRHLQVALSLAHWNSPVGHNAELERDKEVLVEEVLKLKSLLSTKREQIATLRTVLKANKQTAEAALSNLKGQYEGEKVLVSETMAKLRHELKALKEDAATFCSLRAMFASRDETTRIQCRFLRNSDSAFGRPSAWPQNSEGLVFVRSSFAQDEASSQSLLSAPLCLLPLVLFFQSACNLVPLLAPM, encoded by the exons ATGCCCACAGCCTCCATGGCCCAGGATCCTGTGAAGCTGCAAGCAGAGGTGGATCGGCTGATTGCTGAGCTGCGGGAAGCAACTCAAGAGAAAGTCCAGGCAGCAGAATACGGCCTGGCTGTGCTAGAGGAGAATGGTGAGCTCAAGCAGCACTGTGGCGAGCTGGAAGGCCAGCTAGAAGTGATGCGCTCCGagatggcccgcatgaaggag GCATTGACAGAGTCACACAGCATTCACAAAAGGGCTGCAGCTGACGGGGAGAGCCGAGAAGAGCATCTTCTCCGAGAAGCGGCCTCCAAGGAGGCTTGCTTGAATCAGTCCATTGAGGAGCTCCAGGGTGATGTGAAGTACCTGAGATCCCAGCTGGAAAGCACAGCAGTGGAGAACGAGCGCCTTGGCACGGCTCTGCAGGATCTGAGGAAG GAATGCCAAAGCATGGACTCTGAACGAGCCCACCTGCGTGAGCAATTGAAGCAGACCAAGGCGAGAGAACTGCACCAGTTGCAGGACTGTGCTGAGCTCGAGGAGGAGAACATCTCCCTGCAGAAGCAGGTCTCTGTGCTCAAGGGCAGCCAG GTGGAGTTTGAGAGCATCAAACGTGCACTGAGTTGCCGGGAGGAGGAGCTGGTGCTGGCGGGGAACCAACTGTTAGAACTGGGGCGTCTTCGAGACCTGGCCGAGCACCAGCTTCAGGAGGCGTTGGAGACTCTGCAGGCAGAGCGGGAGCAGAAGCAGGAACTGCGGCGGGAACTGGCCACTTGTGCTAGTGGGCGCCCCAACTCACTGAACAGCTTGCAGGCCAACCTGGAGGGACTGAACTGCAGTCAGGCAGAATGTGAAGAGCAAGACAGCGGATTTGCCAATGGCAGCACTCTTGAGGGCCTGGCTTCTACACCTCACGGCGTCCGGCCTGCGCCTGGCCTTGTGGCAGACCTTTTCAGTGAGCTGAGCTTAGCAGAGATCCacaagctgcagcagcagctgctccag GCAGAAAACGAGAAGAGTTTGCTGGTTTCGGATCTGCAGGAACTCAAGAGGCAGCTCACAACCACCAAGGAGGctttggcccagcagcagcagcagcagcgccacaACCGCGAGGCAGAACACCCTCAGGCCGTGGAGTCCGGCCCTCAGGATGATGGGAAGCGTTTGTCCCTGCTAGAGAAGGAAAGCTGCTGCGAGGCGGCGGAAAGGGCCCAGCTGGCTGCCCAGCGGGAGCGGGAGGTGGCGGCACAGCTAGAAGGGGACTTGCGGATTGCCAGGAGGATCGCGTTGGAGTGTCAGTCGCGGCTGGCTCAGGCCCAGGAGGAGCTGCTGGGCTTCTCCGAGGAGCTGGCAGGTCTGTATCATCATGTCTGTACCTGCCACAGCATAACCCCTCAGCGGGTGGTACTGGATTACTACCGAGAGGGCCGCGGAGCCCAGAGTATGCGCAAGAGGCAGGCCTCCAGAAAGATCCTGGCAGCAGAGGTGGGGACAAGCAGTGACAGGGAACTGTCCCCAAGCCCTAGCTCCCCCAGTGGCTTGGAGCCCCTGAATGTGGCCAGCCTGATGGGCGTCTTACGGGAGCAACTGAGGCACCTGCAAGTGGCACTCTCCCTGGCACACTGGAACAGCCCCGTGGGGCACAATGCAGAACTGGAACGTGACAAGGAGGTGCTGGTGGAAGAAGTGCTCAAGCTGAAGTCCCTGCTGAGTACCAAGCGAGAGCAGATCGCCACCTTGCGCACGGTGCTGAAGGCCAACAAGCAG ACGGCAGAGGCGGCCCTCTCCAATCTCAAAGGCCAGTACGAAGGTGAGAAGGTGCTCGTGTCGGAGACGATGGCCAAACTGCGTCATGAGCTCAAAGCCTTGAAGGAGGATGCAGCCACCTTTTGCTCACTGCGTGCCATGTTTGCTAGCAG AGATGAGACAACCAGGATCCAGTGCAGGTTTCTACGCAATTCGGACTCGGCATTTGGACGTCCTTCAGCATGGCCACAGAACTCTGAAGGCTTGGTATTTGTAAGGAGCTCCTTTGCCCAGGACGAAGCCTCCAGCCAGAGCTTACTTTCTGCCCCTCTGTGCCTTTTGCCTCTGGTGCTGTTTTTCCAAAGCGCCTGTAACCTTGTGCCTTTGTTAGCTCCAATGTAA
- the LOC129346304 gene encoding protein bicaudal D homolog 2-like isoform X2: MPTASMAQDPVKLQAEVDRLIAELREATQEKVQAAEYGLAVLEENGELKQHCGELEGQLEVMRSEMARMKEALTESHSIHKRAAADGESREEHLLREAASKEACLNQSIEELQGDVKYLRSQLESTAVENERLGTALQDLRKECQSMDSERAHLREQLKQTKARELHQLQDCAELEEENISLQKQVSVLKGSQVEFESIKRALSCREEELVLAGNQLLELGRLRDLAEHQLQEALETLQAEREQKQELRRELATCASGRPNSLNSLQANLEGLNCSQAECEEQDSGFANGSTLEGLASTPHGVRPAPGLVADLFSELSLAEIHKLQQQLLQAENEKSLLVSDLQELKRQLTTTKEALAQQQQQQRHNREAEHPQAVESGPQDDGKRLSLLEKESCCEAAERAQLAAQREREVAAQLEGDLRIARRIALECQSRLAQAQEELLGFSEELAGLYHHVCTCHSITPQRVVLDYYREGRGAQSMRKRQASRKILAAEVGTSSDRELSPSPSSPSGLEPLNVASLMGVLREQLRHLQVALSLAHWNSPVGHNAELERDKEVLVEEVLKLKSLLSTKREQIATLRTVLKANKQTAEAALSNLKGQYEGEKVLVSETMAKLRHELKALKEDAATFCSLRAMFASRCDQYVSQLDEMQRQLAAAEDEKKTLSSLLRMAIQQKLALTQRLESLETPVEVLSVRRRQHRAAKSTAR, from the exons ATGCCCACAGCCTCCATGGCCCAGGATCCTGTGAAGCTGCAAGCAGAGGTGGATCGGCTGATTGCTGAGCTGCGGGAAGCAACTCAAGAGAAAGTCCAGGCAGCAGAATACGGCCTGGCTGTGCTAGAGGAGAATGGTGAGCTCAAGCAGCACTGTGGCGAGCTGGAAGGCCAGCTAGAAGTGATGCGCTCCGagatggcccgcatgaaggag GCATTGACAGAGTCACACAGCATTCACAAAAGGGCTGCAGCTGACGGGGAGAGCCGAGAAGAGCATCTTCTCCGAGAAGCGGCCTCCAAGGAGGCTTGCTTGAATCAGTCCATTGAGGAGCTCCAGGGTGATGTGAAGTACCTGAGATCCCAGCTGGAAAGCACAGCAGTGGAGAACGAGCGCCTTGGCACGGCTCTGCAGGATCTGAGGAAG GAATGCCAAAGCATGGACTCTGAACGAGCCCACCTGCGTGAGCAATTGAAGCAGACCAAGGCGAGAGAACTGCACCAGTTGCAGGACTGTGCTGAGCTCGAGGAGGAGAACATCTCCCTGCAGAAGCAGGTCTCTGTGCTCAAGGGCAGCCAG GTGGAGTTTGAGAGCATCAAACGTGCACTGAGTTGCCGGGAGGAGGAGCTGGTGCTGGCGGGGAACCAACTGTTAGAACTGGGGCGTCTTCGAGACCTGGCCGAGCACCAGCTTCAGGAGGCGTTGGAGACTCTGCAGGCAGAGCGGGAGCAGAAGCAGGAACTGCGGCGGGAACTGGCCACTTGTGCTAGTGGGCGCCCCAACTCACTGAACAGCTTGCAGGCCAACCTGGAGGGACTGAACTGCAGTCAGGCAGAATGTGAAGAGCAAGACAGCGGATTTGCCAATGGCAGCACTCTTGAGGGCCTGGCTTCTACACCTCACGGCGTCCGGCCTGCGCCTGGCCTTGTGGCAGACCTTTTCAGTGAGCTGAGCTTAGCAGAGATCCacaagctgcagcagcagctgctccag GCAGAAAACGAGAAGAGTTTGCTGGTTTCGGATCTGCAGGAACTCAAGAGGCAGCTCACAACCACCAAGGAGGctttggcccagcagcagcagcagcagcgccacaACCGCGAGGCAGAACACCCTCAGGCCGTGGAGTCCGGCCCTCAGGATGATGGGAAGCGTTTGTCCCTGCTAGAGAAGGAAAGCTGCTGCGAGGCGGCGGAAAGGGCCCAGCTGGCTGCCCAGCGGGAGCGGGAGGTGGCGGCACAGCTAGAAGGGGACTTGCGGATTGCCAGGAGGATCGCGTTGGAGTGTCAGTCGCGGCTGGCTCAGGCCCAGGAGGAGCTGCTGGGCTTCTCCGAGGAGCTGGCAGGTCTGTATCATCATGTCTGTACCTGCCACAGCATAACCCCTCAGCGGGTGGTACTGGATTACTACCGAGAGGGCCGCGGAGCCCAGAGTATGCGCAAGAGGCAGGCCTCCAGAAAGATCCTGGCAGCAGAGGTGGGGACAAGCAGTGACAGGGAACTGTCCCCAAGCCCTAGCTCCCCCAGTGGCTTGGAGCCCCTGAATGTGGCCAGCCTGATGGGCGTCTTACGGGAGCAACTGAGGCACCTGCAAGTGGCACTCTCCCTGGCACACTGGAACAGCCCCGTGGGGCACAATGCAGAACTGGAACGTGACAAGGAGGTGCTGGTGGAAGAAGTGCTCAAGCTGAAGTCCCTGCTGAGTACCAAGCGAGAGCAGATCGCCACCTTGCGCACGGTGCTGAAGGCCAACAAGCAG ACGGCAGAGGCGGCCCTCTCCAATCTCAAAGGCCAGTACGAAGGTGAGAAGGTGCTCGTGTCGGAGACGATGGCCAAACTGCGTCATGAGCTCAAAGCCTTGAAGGAGGATGCAGCCACCTTTTGCTCACTGCGTGCCATGTTTGCTAGCAG ATGCGACCAGTATGTGAGCCAGCTAGATGAGATGCAGCGGCAGTTAGCGGCCGCTGAGGATGAGAAAAAGACGCTGAGCTCTCTGCTGCGCATGGCCATCCAGCAGAAGCTGGCGCTCACCCAGCGCTTGGAATCCCTGGAGACTCCAGTGGAGGTTCTGAGTGTCAGGCGGAGGCAGCACAGAGCAGCCAAGAGCACTGCG AGATGA